From the genome of Biomphalaria glabrata chromosome 17, xgBioGlab47.1, whole genome shotgun sequence, one region includes:
- the LOC106072567 gene encoding gamma-interferon-inducible lysosomal thiol reductase-like produces the protein MARMAQTLFALLSVILTSQASLLCNVPSKFWCDSPEIALKCGVYEQCYKQQWPVHQDAKVVNFTVYYESLCPDCKNFITTMLFPSFLKIGSIMNLTVVPYGNAREKQVGDHWEFECQHGEQECVGNIIDTCTIALVKNIAVYFPFISCMEASSAKPLDAAKVCATKYPVPLDAILNCSRSSFGNRLEHEMAVQTESLQPQHQYVPWVTLNGVHTEEIQTEAQDNLVKLICDTYKGSKPPGCSESLKTKQLCKKEF, from the exons ATGGCGAGAATGGCACAGACGTTGTTTGCTTTGCTGTCTGTTATTTTAACAAGCCAAGCTTCTTTGCTATGCAATGTTCCATCAAAATTTTGGTGCGATTCACCAGAAATCGCTCTTAAGTGTGgg GTTTACGAGCAGTGTTACAAACAGCAGTGGCCAGTGCACCAGGATGCCAAAGTTGTTAATTTCACTGTTTATTATGAGAGTCTTTGCCCTGACTGTAAAAATTTTATTACCACCATGTTGTTCCCTTCCTTCCTGAAAATTGGAAGCATCATGAACTTGACCGTGGTACCATACGGCAATGCACGT GAAAAACAAGTCGGTGATCACTGGGAGTTTGAGTGCCAGCATGGAGAGCAGGAATGTGTTGGTAACATTATTGAT ACGTGCACCATCGCCCTGGTCAAGAACATTGCAGTCTACTTTCCTTTCATCAGTTGTATGGAAGCTTCTTCAGCCAAGCCACTGGATGCTGCCAAAGTG TGTGCTACAAAGTATCCTGTCCCATTGGATGCCATCCTGAACTGCAGTAGGTCCAGCTTTGGGAACAGGTTAGAACATGAAATGGCAGTACAGACGGAATCCTTGCAGCCACAACATCAGTATGTTCCCTGGGTGACTCTAAATGGA GTCCATACTGAAGAGATTCAGACAGAAGCACAAGATAATCTGGTAAAATTGATCTGTGATACATACAAG GGGTCGAAACCACCAGGGTGTAGTGAGTCCTTAAAAACGAAACAGCTCTGTAAGAAGGAGTTTTAA